In Bosea sp. PAMC 26642, the DNA window GCGGATGCAGGCCAAGCCGGGCGCTGTCGCCCGCGACCTCGAGTACCACTGCCAGCCGCCACGGCGCGACATCGCCGAGCACGGGCAGTTCGCCGATCGCCAACCCCCAGTCGCGCGCGCCGAGTTCGAGCTTCTGAATCGCGCCGCGCCAGCCGCGCGCCTCGTCGAAGCGCACCAGCCCATCGACGAGCGATTTGCGCGCCAAAAGCTGCATCTTCGGATCGACCGTGGAACGCACCGAGAGGCCGCCTTCCAGCAGCTTCTTCTCGCCGTAGCGGTCCTGCAGCTCGCGCCGGATTTCCTCGGCGAAATAGCCCGCCGCTATGTTGTTGGCCGAGACCGTGCGCGGATTGACGCCGAGCGGCTGGTTCTTGGCCGCGTCGCCGGCCTCGCGCTTGACGACCCCGTTCTCGACCATGCGGTCGATCACATAGTTGCGGCGCTCGATCGCCCGCTCGCGGTTGCGGAACGGATGCAGGTCGGTCGGCGCCTTCGGCAGGGCGGCGAGATAGGCCGCCTCCTGCAGGTTCAGCTCATGCACGGACTTGCCGAAATAGTTCAGCGCCGCCGCGGCGATGCCGTAGCTGCCCTGCCCTGGTGCTGGCGCGCCGAGATAGATCTCGTTGAGATAGAGCTCGAGAATCTTGTCCTTCGAATAGGTCGACTCGATTCGCAGCGCGACCAGCGCTTCGCGGATCTTGCGCTCGATGTTCTGCTCGGAGCCGACCAGGAAGTTCTTGGCGACCTGTTGGGTGATCGTCGAGGCGCCCTGCGGCCGGCGGCCGGCGGCACGATTACGGAAATTGGTGATCGCGGCGCGCACCAGACCCTCGGGGTCGACGCCGACATGCTTGTAGAAATTCTTGTCCTCGGCCGAGAGATAGGCGTCGATGATCAGCTTGGGCACGGCCTGGATCGGCAAATAAAGCCGGCGCTCGCGCGCGAATTCGGCGATCAGCGAGCCGTCGCCGGCATGGACGCGGGTCATCACCGGCGGCTCGTAGTTCCGCAGCTGCGCCGAATCTGGCAGGTCCCTGGAGAAATGCCAGACGAGCCCGGCGGCCGCGACGGCGCCGATGACGAAGACGATCGCGCCTGCGGCGAACAACCATCCGAAGATTCGCAGAACAAACCGCATTTCAGGCCCCGGCCCTCGTGATTAGCGTCCGGCGCGCCCAAATCGGACGCCTTGCAGATTTCATGTCTATAACATGCCGTAAATGGCGGAACCGTGGCCTATCGACCACAATCGCCCACAGCGCAAGCGCAAGCTCAGCGCCGGTTTCCAGCCTCCTTGCCGACGAGGCGCTCGGGCTGGAAGTGGCTCTCGATCGCGTCGCGCACCGCGCTCACCGCCTGCAGCCGCCATGCCGCGGAGTTCAGCAGTTCGGCATCTTTCGGGCTGGACATGTAGCCCAGCTCGACCAGCACGGACGGGACGTCCGGCGCGCTGAGGACGCGGAACCCCGCCGAACGCAGCGGCACCTTGTGCATCTTCACCGAGCCGCCAAGCTTGTCGACGAGATTGCGCGCGAACACCGAGGAGAAGGTTCTGGTCTCTCGCTTGGCCAGATCCATCAGGATTCCGGCGACGTCATGGACGTCCTCGCTCGAATCGAGCCCCGCGACGGCATCGGCCTGGTTTTCCTTGGCCGCGAGCCGGGCGGCCTCCGCGTCCGTGGCGCGTTCCGAGCCGGTATAGACCGTCGCACCGCGCACATCCTGCGCCTGCGTCAGCGAATCGGCATGGATCGACAAGAAGAGATCGGCCCCCGCCTGCCTCGCGATGCGGACACGCTCGGCCAGCGCCACGAAGCGGTCGTCGTCGCGCGTCATCAGCACCTTGTAGCGGCCGCCTGCCTCGAGCTGCTCTTTGAGCAGCGCCCCGAACGCCAGCACGACCGATTTCTCGGCGATCGACGCGACGACCGCGCCAGGGTCGATGCCGCCATGGCCGGGGTCGATCACGACGATCTTGCGTGTTTCCCCTAACGGCTTTGCCGGCACGACGGCCGGCGGCGCCGGACTCCCCGCCTCGGGGCCGGAGCGGGCTGCGGCGGCTAGAAATTCAGCGCGGCTCGTGCGCCTGAGTTCGATCACCAGCTCGCCGAAACCGCCGCGCACCGGCTTCACCTCGGCCCGCGCCACCAGCGCAGGCTGCGTCAGGTCCAGGATGATTCGCGAGCGCTCGGCCGTGAACAACCCGAATCGATAGGCGCCGACGAAGCCGACGCTCTTGCGCGCGGCGGCCGGCTGGACCTGGAAATTCACCGAGGGCAGATCGACGATGACGCGGTCGGGCCCGGCCGTGACCAGCGTCGCCACCGCCACCGGCTGCGACAGCGTCATGGTCAGGCGCACGATCTCGCCGGCCTGCTCGAGCCTGGCGTCGGTCGCGACGGGAAAGTCGCTGGCGGGTTTGGGATTGGCCATGGCAGGGCCCACGCCGCACATCACCAGCCACGCGCCCAGCACCAGGCGCGACAGCGCCTGTGAGAAGGACCAGCCGGAGCCGGCGCCGCGGGAATGGGTGTGAAATGTCAGGGCGAATGTCCTTATCAACGTGATCGAGGCCAAAACGTCACCGAAGTTTAACCATAACGACGCGAGCCATTAACGGTCGGTTACCACGCCGCCGTCGAGCCGTGAACCGGCCCACTCCGGCGATGGCCTGATCACAACACGATGTGACCTGCCCGACACGATCCGACTTGCAAATCGCTGTCACCTGTCTGTAATGCAGTTGGTTGCATTGCGAAGCCGCCCATGGTGCGCATCCGGATCGTCAAGATCCGTCGGCGTCCGGGTTCCGGTTTCAGTCAACCGTAACGGATCGTCCGCGGACGGCCGGCGTCAGTACGCAAGTTCGACGCAAGGCCAGTCTCGCGAGCGTGCAAACGCGGCGTGCTTCGTCTTTTTCGGCAGGCGCGCCGCAGGTCAGGACAGATGTCGGGGCATACGACGCCGCATATCGCATCGGTGGTTCGTCCATACCTGCGGGACCGTGACGGGCTGTGCGCCCGTTCGGATTTCCCGAGCCGCAGATCTGTCTCGATCAAACTCGCCTCCCTCCTGCAACATGCCGGCGAAAGCCGGCCTCAGCGCGGCGTCCCTGCCCGCGGCAGCGGATTTCCGTCCGCAGCCCGGCGGGTCATGACGACGGCTGCGCCAATGGAAACCTCTGATGGCCAACAAGATGCTTATCGATGCCACCCACCCGGAAGAGACCCGGGTCGTGGTGGTCCGCGGATCGCGCGTCGAGGAGTTTGACTTCGAATCCGCCAGCCGCAAGCCGCTGCGGGGCAACATCTACTTGGCGAAGGTGACGCGCGTGGAGCCTTCGCTCCAAGCCGCCTTCGTTGAATATGGCGGCAACCGCCACGGCTTCCTCGCCTTCTCCGAAATCCACCCGGACTATTACCAGATCCCGGTTGCCGACCGGCAGGCCCTGATCGCCGAGGAGGCCCGCGCCGACCGCGAGGACGAGCACGCCGAGGAAAAGCGCGAGAAGCGCGGCGGCCGCCGCGATCGCGGCCGCAGGGGGGACCGTGACGGACGCGCCAAGAAGGCCGCGAACGACGAGACGATCAGTGCGGAGGTCGATGGCGAGACCGCGATCGTCGAGACCGACGGCAAGGAAGCCGCCATGGTCAACGAGGGCGCGCCCGCCTTTGGCGAAGACTTCGCTCCGAGCGTCGCCGAATCGGACAACGAGGACGCCGTCGAGAACGCGGCGCCCCTGACCTTCGAGACGGAAGCCCTCGATGAATCCGAGGCTCCCGCTGAGGCGCAAGAGGCCCGCAGGCCCGCCGAAGAGGACGAGGATGGCGACGAGCACGGCGACGACGCCGAGCACGAGGAGCCCGAGCAGCTTGGCGGCGGCGACGCGCTCGACGACATCCAGGAGCGTCCGCAGCGCCAGTCACGCCGCCAGTACAAGATCCAGGAGGTGATCAAGCGCCGCCAGATCATCCTGGTCCAGGTCGTCAAGGAAGAGCGCGGCAACAAGGGCGCGGCGCTCACCACCTATCTCTCGCTCGCCGGCCGTTATTCGGTCCTGATGCCCAACACCGGCAAGGGCGGCGGCATCTCGCGCAAGATCACCAACACGGAAGATCGCAAGCGCCTCAAGGAAGTCGCCTCCGAGCTGGAGGTGCCCGACGGCATGGGCATCATCCTGCGCACGGCCGGCGCCTCGCGCACCAAGGTCGAGATCAAGCGCGACTACGAATATCTGATGCGGATGTGGGAGAGCGTGCGCGAACTCACGCTGGCCTCGGTCGCCCCGGCGCTGGTCTATGAGGAGGGCAACCTCGTTAAGCGCTCGATCCGCGACCTCTACAACAAGGATATCGACGAGGTCCACGTCGCCGGTGACGAAGCCTATCGCGAGGCCAAGGAATTCATGCGCATGCTCATGCCGAGCCAGGCAAAGAGCGTGAAGGCCTATCGCGAGCAGACGCCGCTCTTCGCGGGCTTCGGCGTCGAAAGCCAGCTCGATGCGATGTTCTCCAGCACGGTGACGCTGAAATCGGGCGGCTACATCGTCATCAACCAGACCGAGGCGCTGGTCGCCATCGACATCAACTCCGGGCGCTCGACCCGCGAGCACAATATCGAGGACACCGCCCTCAAGACCAATATCGAAGCGGCGGAGGAAATCTCCCGCCAGCTTCGCCTGCGCGATCTCGCCGGTCTCATCGTGATCGATTTCATCGACATGGACGAGAACCGCAACAACCGCGCCGTCGAGAAGAAGCTGAAGGACTGCCTCAAGGACGATCGCGCCCGCATCCAGATCGGCCGCATATCCGCCTTCGGCCTGCTCGAAATGTCGCGCCAGCGCATCCGGACCGGCGTACTGGAGAGCTCGTCCATTCCCTGCCCGCACTGCGCCGGCGCCGGCATGATGCGCTCGATCCCGTCCGTCGCGTTGCAGATCCTGCGGGCGTTGGAAGAGGCCTTGATCAAGAGCGCCTCGCACAACCTCACCGTCCGGACACGGCCGGATGTTGCGCTTTATGTACTCAACCAGAAGCGCGCCCACCTGACCGACCTCGAAACCCGCTTCGCCATCTCGATCGGCGTCACAGTCGATGCCACTCTGCTCGGCACCCGCTATTTCGAGGTCGAGCGCGGCGAGTTCGTCGGCAATGAAGGCCGGGTGATCCCGACAAGCTTCAGGGCCGAGACTGTCGCCGATGACGATGACGAGGCGCTCGATGCCGCCGCCGAAGCCGAAGCGCTCGACGCCGAGCAGGAGGTCGATGCGGTCGCCAACGAGAACAAGCCGGAGCTGGCCGAGGGCGAGGCCCGCGGTGAAGGCGGCCGCAAGCGCCGGCGTCGTCGCCGGCGGCGGCGTGGCGGCGAGCGCGACGCCAATGGCGTGCGGCTCGACGGCGGCAGCGATGCCGAAGGTGACGAGGACGGCGAAGGCGACGACGAGGACGGCGACGAGAACGCCGCCGAGACGAGCGAGAGCGAAACCGTCGCGGAGGTTGTCGCCTCCGAGCCGGTCGAGGCGCCCGTCGCAGCCGAACCGGAAGCCGAGGACGCCAAGCCGCGCCGTGGCCGTCGTGGTGGGCGCAAGCCCAAGGCCGACGCCGAGGCTCCCGCCGATGCCGCAGCCGTCTCCGAGACGGTGGAGGCGGTGACGGAAGCCGTCGCTGCTGAGCCCGAGGCGCCAGGACCGGCCGAGAAGCCCAAGCGCGTCAGGGCTCCTCGAAAGAAGGTCGTGCCGATTACCGAAGGTGGCGAACCGGCGCCGGCGGCCGAAGCAGCCCCTGCCCCGGTCGAGGTGCCCGTTGCGGCTGAGCCCGCGCCCGAGCCCGAGCCGACACCAGCGCCCAAGCCGCGCCTCGTCGAGGAACCCGTGGCAGTGGTCCTGACCGAGCCCGACCCGGACCGCCCCAAGCGCGGCGGCTGGTGGAACAAGCTGGCCGGACGAGGCTGAGATGAAAAAGGCCGCTGCGGGACACCGCAGCGGCCTTTTTCTGGACCCGAGGTGCTTGCAATGCCACCGCCCCGCAATCGCGAAAGGCAAATCTTGATTGCGCTTGGCGCAATATTGCTGATCGGTCTTGCTGGACTCGGATGGCAAATGCTTGGCGGCCTCGGCGTTGGGCTTCTTGGCCTGCTCGTATTGTTCGTCGCAGTCCGGGTGGAACTGGAAGGCGACCGGCCTGTCGGAACGCAATCGACGCCGGAGGCCTACGCTCGGCATTTTCAAACCGAAGCGGACCAACCGCATACCGCCCGCGCCAGTCGCCGAGCCGAAGTCGCCTCATTCGTTTCGACGGCGCGTCTGTTTGTAATCGCCGGAGCGGTGCTCACGACGACCGGGTTCGCCCTGTTGTTCTCCGGTGTTGGCCAGCACAATTTTCCTGCCCTGTTCTGGGTTCTGGGTGATGCTTCCATCAACCTCTTCCAGAAGGGCAAGCCGTGGTAGCGACGGCTCAGCATCGGAGCACTCCGCGTGGGGCACAGCCCAACGCCCACCCTCACCCCGCCGCGGGCGCCAGCGGGCTCGGCGGCGGCACGGCCGAGATCGCCGCCGCTGCATTCGCACCCGCGCCTCCCTCCCCGCCGCGCACCGTCACGGCGTTGGAGGCGAACGGCACCTTGGCCTCATTCAGCGCGCGATAGACCCGCTTCAGCGCCTCGCGCTGCAGCATCGAGGCATGGTTGGGTTTGCCGGTGAATTTCAGCCGGATCACGACGGCGCTGTCGGTGATGTCGGCAACGCCCTGCATCTTGAGCTGCGCGATGAAATGCGGCCCGAATTCGGGGTCCTCCAGCAGAGCGAGGCCCGTCTTCTTGATGGTCTTGCGCGCCTGCTCGATATCGGCCGAATGATCGAGCCGAACGTTGAACTTCACCGTCGCCCAGTCGCGGCTGGCATTGGTCAACGATTGGATCTGCCCGAAGGGCACGGTGTGGATCTGCCCGCTCTGATGGCGCATCTGCATCGAGCGCAGCGAGATCTTCTCGACCGTTCCCTTGAGGCGCCCGGTATCGACGTATTCGCCAACGCGGAAGGCGTCCTCCAGCATGAAGAAGACGCCCGACACGATGTCGCGCACCAGCGCCTGCGAGCCGAATGAAATGGCGAGACCGAGAATGCCGAAGCCGGCGAGCAGCGGCCCGATATCGACCCCCAGCCGCGACAGCACGATCAGAATGGTCAGGCCGACGACCGCGCCGAGCACCACGCCGCGCAGCACCGGCAGCACGGTCGCGAGCCGCGTCGGAACGCTCTCACCATGCGCGTCGTCCTCTTCCGTCGGGCCGGTGGCCGTCCGCTTGGGCGTGTAGGCATCGAAGAAGGCGCGCAGGAACACGAGCGCGACCCAGCCGGCGAAGGCGAAGATCGCGACCCCGGCGGCCTGGCGCGAGAAGGCGGTGAACTGGCCCGTGCTCATGCCCAGCAGCAGACCGGCCCAGAGCCGCGCCAGGACGAAGAAACCCGCTGCCCACAAGACGCCGACCGCGCCTGCGCGAAGCGCCGCGCCGGTCGCGTGCGAGAGCGGCGTCGCGTCCGCCCCGACCTGGAGCCGTGCCGCCCGACAGTCGAGCAGGCTGCCGATCCCGACCGCGAGGATCGGGATGATGACGATCGCCGTCTGGGTCAGCGCGGCGGCCTCGGCCCAGCGCCCGCCATTGGCCATCATCGCCGCGGCATTGCCGACAACCCAGAGCGCCACTGCAGAGGCTATGTAGAACCAGGGCGCCATGAGTGCGATCAGGCGCCGCCACGGCCCGGGCTCGGCCGAACCGTTCAGGATGAGCGCACCGAGATCTCGGCGCATGTCGTAAAACCACCAGACCTTGAAGACCAGCCCGAGCAGGCTCGACAGGGCCAGTAGCCCGGCCACCGGCAGCGGACCCGACGAAACGCGGCTCGCCAGCAGGAGTCCGACGACGATCACCGGCGTCACCACGGCATAGACGATCAGCATCTTGAAATGGCGCTCCGCGCGCGGCAGCGGCATGATCCGGCGCTCCGGGGCGCCGGGCGCCAGCAGGAAACGCCCGACCGCGATATAGATGGCCCCGATCGCCGTACCGTTGGCGGCCGTCGTCAGCGTCGCGAGCGCGAGATCGGGCTCCGGCAGCCAGCCATTGCGTGTGAAGCGCGCCGCCGCCAGCGCGAGGATGATCATGGCCACATCCTGGAGGAGCCCCCAGGACGAGGCGATCAGGCGGGGCGTGAACTCTGGCCCCGAGGGCCGCAACTTGTGTGCAAACCATCTCGCGCTCACCAATCGGAACGCAGCGGCGACGGCGAGCGCCAGAAGCGCGATCAACACGATCCGCCACCCGGCGCTAAGCCCGGTCAGGCCGTTCAGATTGCCGCGCCAGGCCCGCTCCCAATCGCCCGGCAGCGCAGCGACGCTGGGAACGGCTGCCCTCCCATATTCGAGGCCGGCGACGAAATGATCCAGGAATGCGTCGATCTGGGTGACGATCGTCTCTTCCTCGACCACATGTGGTTGAACGGCCTCGGGCCTGGCCTTTGCTGGCATGGCCGCGGGAGCGGGCGTCGACCCCATCCGGATCTCGACCTGCCGGCCCTCGCTCGACAGCGCATCGACCATCTTGCGGATGGTCTCGGGCGTCTCGTCGCCCCGCAGGGTCAGGATGACCGGAGATTGAGCCGGGGCCTGCGTCGGCAAGGCAATGCTTGCCATTGCGATGGCCAGGAGAGCGAGAAGCCCCATGCGGGCTCGTCTCGGCACGACCCCGCCAGTTCCAGCGCGATCCATCGCTCGTCTCCGTTCCTCTTCTAGCAGCGAGAATGCGTATCCGCTCGCCCTTGGCAACCGCCGCGTTTCAGCGCCGCTGCAGCCAGCCGCCAAGCCGCGACACCGCCTCCTCGCACTCCGCCAGCGAGCCGGCGAAGGACAGGCGGATCGTGCGCGACCCGCGTCCCTCGTCGAAATCCAGACCCGGCGTGATCGCGACGTGACTCTGCTCCAGAACATCCCGGCAGAACTGCATGGAATCGTTGGAATATCGCCCGATATCGCAATAGATGTAGAACGCGCCGTCCACGGGCCGAAAATCGCCGAGCCCGATCTCCGGCAGCGCCTTCAGCAGGAAGGCGCGGTTCTCCGCATAGCCCGCCTTGATCGCCTCGCATTCCGCCGTCGCCTCGAAGGCCGCCTCACCCGCGACCTGGCTGAGATAGGGCACCGAGATCGAGAAATTCTGCTGCAGCCGCTCGATCGTGCGCACCATGCGCTCCGGCACCACGAGCCAGCCGACGCGCCAGCCGGTCATGCAGTAGTACTTCGAAAATGAGTTGACGATGATCGCGTCGGGATCGGCCACCAGCGCCGTCGTCGCCGGCGCCTCGTAGGTCAGCCCGTGATAGATCTCGTCGGAGATGTACCAGAGCCCGAGCCGGCGGCATTCCGCCGCCACGGCCGCGATCGCGTCCGGCGCCATCACCACCCCGGTCGGGTTGGCCGGACTCATCGTCAGCACGCCCGCCAGGGGCTTCCCAGAATGCGCTTTGGCGATCAACTCCGGCGTCAGCGCGAAGCGCGTCTCCGGCCCGACCTCGATGGCCACCGGCTCCAGCCCAAGCGCGATCAGGATGTTGCGATAGGCCGGATAGCCCGGCGCGGTGATGGCGACGCGCGCGCCCGGCTGGAAACAGGCCAGGAACGCCAGGATAAAGCCGCCCGACGAGCCCGTCGTCACCACGATGCGCTGCGCCGCCACGCTGACGCCATACGCGTCCTGGTAATGTCGCGCGATGCGCTCCCTCAGCGAATCCGTGCCGAGCGCCTGAGTATATCCGATGCGGCCATGCTCCAGCGCCCGTGATGCCGCCGCCCGGATCGAGGCCGGCGTCGGCGCCGAGGGCTGGCCGACCTCCATATGTATCACCGAGCCGCCGGCCCGCTCGATCGCAGCAGCCTGGTTCATCACGTCCATGACGATAAAGGGCGAGACCGCCTGCGCGCGCGCCGCGAGCATGGGGGCAAAGGCGGAATCTGACTTGCTCATGCCGGCTGCCGTAACCGAGCAACCCCTTCCCCGCAACCGCTGGCAGAGCTGTGATTTGACGCCGGCATGACAACGTCACAGAAGCAGGGCAACCCGATGCTCCGCGACCCGGCCGGCGAGCCGAAAGGATTGACGACATGGTTTTGACCCTTGGGCTCCGCCCGGTTCTCGCCCGGCTGCTGAAGCCGGTCCTGCTGGCCTTCTGCGCGCTCGGCCTCGCCGGCTCGCTGGCCTCCGCCCAGGCCCCTGCGCTCACGCCCGAGCAGCGCAAGGCCGTGATGGCCCTCGTCCGCGAGGTGATCCTGCAGAATCCCGAGATCATCCAGGAGGCGATGGTCGAGCTCGAACGCCGCAACAGTGTCGCGCAGGCGGAGGCGCAGCGCAGTGCCGTTACGGCCGAAATGGCCCGACTGATCGATCCGAAGACATCGGCGATCGTCGGCAATCCCCAGGGCGACGTCACCATCGTCGAGTTCATGGATTACAATTGCGGCTTCTGCAAAAGGGCGCTGGAGGATGTCCGTGCGCTCACCAAGGACGACCCCAAGCTCAAGGTCGTGATCAAGGACTTCCCGATTTTGGGGCCCGATTCGGTCGAGGCCAGCCGCGTCGCGGTCGCGGCCATGACCCAGCTTCAGGGCCCGAAATACTTCGAGTTTCACAACAGGCTGATGGCGACCAAGGGCCGGATCAACGGCGTCAAGGCACTTGAAATCGCCAAGGAGGCCGGGGCCGATGTCGAGCGGCTGAAGAAGGACATGGACTCCGCGCAGACCAAAGCCGTGATCGAGGACACGGTGGCGCTGGGCGACCGGCTCGGCCTGACCGGCACGCCAGCCTTCATCCTTGCCGACGAAGTCATCTTCGGCGCGGTCGGCCAGGCAGCGCTCAAGGCCAAGATCGACTCCGTCCGCAAATGCGGCAAGGCGACCTGCAGCGGCTGATCACGTCGGACTTCGGTCGGCATCAGGCTTCCCCTGCCGGCCCGCAGCGTTTATGAGAGCGACGTCTGCCGCTTTCGGGCGGCGCTGGAATCAACGCGCGCCATGGTCGCCGTCCACGTTCTCAACGGTCCCAATCTCAATCTGCTCGGCACCCGCGAACCGGCCACCTATGGCGCGGTCACGCTGGCCGGCGTCGAGGCGCGGCTGAAGGCGAAGGCGGATGCCGCCGGCGTCGAGCTGACCTTCCGCCAGACCAACTACGAGGGCGAGCTCGTCACCTTCATCCAGGAGGCGGGCCTTGCCGGCGCGGGCGTCATCATCAATGCCGGCGCCTACACCCACACTTCGGTCGCACTGCGCGACGCGATCAAGGGCACCGAAGCGCTGGCGATCGAGGTCCACGTCTCGAATGTCCATGCCCGCGAGGACTTCCGGCACCATTCCTACATGGCGCCGGTCTGCGTCGGCGTGATCTGCGGCTTCGGTGTCGCCAGCTACGACCTCGCTTTCGACGCGATCGTGCCTCTTCTCGAAAAGCGCGCTGCGAAACCGGCCGCCTGAATTACCCGTATCCCTGGGACGGCTCCTCTCTGCAGCCGCTGCCCCTCATGAACACATGACGAAGACGGACACCGCCATGGCGACCAAGAGCCCGATCGACCCCGAACTGGTGCGCGAACTCGCCCAGCTTCTCAACGAGACCGATCTGACCGAGATCGAGGTCGAGAAGGGCGATCTGCGCGTCCGCGTCGCCCGCACCATCACCGCGACCGTGCAGGTGCCCGCCCCCATGGCGCAGGCCGCCCCGCTGGCGGCGCCCGCCGCCGCAGCCCCCGCCGAAGGAAAGGCCGCTGCCGCCCATCCCGGCGCCGTTGCGTCGCCGATGGTCGGCACCGCCTATCGCCGCTCCTCGCCGGAGGCAAAGCCCTTCGTCGAGATCGGCTCGGTCGTTAAGGCAGGCGACCGGCTGTTGCTGGTCGAGGCGATGAAGACCTTCAACGACATCGTCGCGCCGCGTGCCGGCAAGGTCGTCGCCATTCTGGTCGAGGACGGGCAGCCGGTCGAATACGGCGAGCCGCTCCTGGTGATCGAGTGACCGGCGCACGGGATACGGACGGCTTCAAGATGTTCGACAAGATCCTGATCGCCAACCGGGGAGAGATCGCGCTTCGCGTGCTGCGCGCCGCCAAGGAGCTCGGCATCGCCACCGTCGCGGTGCACTCGACCGCCGACGCCAACGCCATGCATGTGCGTCTCGCCGACGAGAGCGTCTGCATCGGCCCGCCCTCGGCCCGCGAGAGCTATCTCAACATCCCGGCCCTGATCGCCGCCTGCGAGATCACCGGCGCCGACGCGGTCCATCCCGGCTACGGCTTCCTCTCCGAGAACGCCCGCTTCGCCGAGATCCTCGATCGGCACAAAATCA includes these proteins:
- a CDS encoding N-acetylmuramoyl-L-alanine amidase translates to MASITLIRTFALTFHTHSRGAGSGWSFSQALSRLVLGAWLVMCGVGPAMANPKPASDFPVATDARLEQAGEIVRLTMTLSQPVAVATLVTAGPDRVIVDLPSVNFQVQPAAARKSVGFVGAYRFGLFTAERSRIILDLTQPALVARAEVKPVRGGFGELVIELRRTSRAEFLAAAARSGPEAGSPAPPAVVPAKPLGETRKIVVIDPGHGGIDPGAVVASIAEKSVVLAFGALLKEQLEAGGRYKVLMTRDDDRFVALAERVRIARQAGADLFLSIHADSLTQAQDVRGATVYTGSERATDAEAARLAAKENQADAVAGLDSSEDVHDVAGILMDLAKRETRTFSSVFARNLVDKLGGSVKMHKVPLRSAGFRVLSAPDVPSVLVELGYMSSPKDAELLNSAAWRLQAVSAVRDAIESHFQPERLVGKEAGNRR
- a CDS encoding Rne/Rng family ribonuclease yields the protein MANKMLIDATHPEETRVVVVRGSRVEEFDFESASRKPLRGNIYLAKVTRVEPSLQAAFVEYGGNRHGFLAFSEIHPDYYQIPVADRQALIAEEARADREDEHAEEKREKRGGRRDRGRRGDRDGRAKKAANDETISAEVDGETAIVETDGKEAAMVNEGAPAFGEDFAPSVAESDNEDAVENAAPLTFETEALDESEAPAEAQEARRPAEEDEDGDEHGDDAEHEEPEQLGGGDALDDIQERPQRQSRRQYKIQEVIKRRQIILVQVVKEERGNKGAALTTYLSLAGRYSVLMPNTGKGGGISRKITNTEDRKRLKEVASELEVPDGMGIILRTAGASRTKVEIKRDYEYLMRMWESVRELTLASVAPALVYEEGNLVKRSIRDLYNKDIDEVHVAGDEAYREAKEFMRMLMPSQAKSVKAYREQTPLFAGFGVESQLDAMFSSTVTLKSGGYIVINQTEALVAIDINSGRSTREHNIEDTALKTNIEAAEEISRQLRLRDLAGLIVIDFIDMDENRNNRAVEKKLKDCLKDDRARIQIGRISAFGLLEMSRQRIRTGVLESSSIPCPHCAGAGMMRSIPSVALQILRALEEALIKSASHNLTVRTRPDVALYVLNQKRAHLTDLETRFAISIGVTVDATLLGTRYFEVERGEFVGNEGRVIPTSFRAETVADDDDEALDAAAEAEALDAEQEVDAVANENKPELAEGEARGEGGRKRRRRRRRRRGGERDANGVRLDGGSDAEGDEDGEGDDEDGDENAAETSESETVAEVVASEPVEAPVAAEPEAEDAKPRRGRRGGRKPKADAEAPADAAAVSETVEAVTEAVAAEPEAPGPAEKPKRVRAPRKKVVPITEGGEPAPAAEAAPAPVEVPVAAEPAPEPEPTPAPKPRLVEEPVAVVLTEPDPDRPKRGGWWNKLAGRG
- a CDS encoding mechanosensitive ion channel family protein → MDRAGTGGVVPRRARMGLLALLAIAMASIALPTQAPAQSPVILTLRGDETPETIRKMVDALSSEGRQVEIRMGSTPAPAAMPAKARPEAVQPHVVEEETIVTQIDAFLDHFVAGLEYGRAAVPSVAALPGDWERAWRGNLNGLTGLSAGWRIVLIALLALAVAAAFRLVSARWFAHKLRPSGPEFTPRLIASSWGLLQDVAMIILALAAARFTRNGWLPEPDLALATLTTAANGTAIGAIYIAVGRFLLAPGAPERRIMPLPRAERHFKMLIVYAVVTPVIVVGLLLASRVSSGPLPVAGLLALSSLLGLVFKVWWFYDMRRDLGALILNGSAEPGPWRRLIALMAPWFYIASAVALWVVGNAAAMMANGGRWAEAAALTQTAIVIIPILAVGIGSLLDCRAARLQVGADATPLSHATGAALRAGAVGVLWAAGFFVLARLWAGLLLGMSTGQFTAFSRQAAGVAIFAFAGWVALVFLRAFFDAYTPKRTATGPTEEDDAHGESVPTRLATVLPVLRGVVLGAVVGLTILIVLSRLGVDIGPLLAGFGILGLAISFGSQALVRDIVSGVFFMLEDAFRVGEYVDTGRLKGTVEKISLRSMQMRHQSGQIHTVPFGQIQSLTNASRDWATVKFNVRLDHSADIEQARKTIKKTGLALLEDPEFGPHFIAQLKMQGVADITDSAVVIRLKFTGKPNHASMLQREALKRVYRALNEAKVPFASNAVTVRGGEGGAGANAAAAISAVPPPSPLAPAAG
- a CDS encoding pyridoxal phosphate-dependent aminotransferase; amino-acid sequence: MSKSDSAFAPMLAARAQAVSPFIVMDVMNQAAAIERAGGSVIHMEVGQPSAPTPASIRAAASRALEHGRIGYTQALGTDSLRERIARHYQDAYGVSVAAQRIVVTTGSSGGFILAFLACFQPGARVAITAPGYPAYRNILIALGLEPVAIEVGPETRFALTPELIAKAHSGKPLAGVLTMSPANPTGVVMAPDAIAAVAAECRRLGLWYISDEIYHGLTYEAPATTALVADPDAIIVNSFSKYYCMTGWRVGWLVVPERMVRTIERLQQNFSISVPYLSQVAGEAAFEATAECEAIKAGYAENRAFLLKALPEIGLGDFRPVDGAFYIYCDIGRYSNDSMQFCRDVLEQSHVAITPGLDFDEGRGSRTIRLSFAGSLAECEEAVSRLGGWLQRR
- a CDS encoding DsbA family protein; this encodes MVLTLGLRPVLARLLKPVLLAFCALGLAGSLASAQAPALTPEQRKAVMALVREVILQNPEIIQEAMVELERRNSVAQAEAQRSAVTAEMARLIDPKTSAIVGNPQGDVTIVEFMDYNCGFCKRALEDVRALTKDDPKLKVVIKDFPILGPDSVEASRVAVAAMTQLQGPKYFEFHNRLMATKGRINGVKALEIAKEAGADVERLKKDMDSAQTKAVIEDTVALGDRLGLTGTPAFILADEVIFGAVGQAALKAKIDSVRKCGKATCSG
- the aroQ gene encoding type II 3-dehydroquinate dehydratase, which gives rise to MVAVHVLNGPNLNLLGTREPATYGAVTLAGVEARLKAKADAAGVELTFRQTNYEGELVTFIQEAGLAGAGVIINAGAYTHTSVALRDAIKGTEALAIEVHVSNVHAREDFRHHSYMAPVCVGVICGFGVASYDLAFDAIVPLLEKRAAKPAA
- the accB gene encoding acetyl-CoA carboxylase biotin carboxyl carrier protein; the protein is MATKSPIDPELVRELAQLLNETDLTEIEVEKGDLRVRVARTITATVQVPAPMAQAAPLAAPAAAAPAEGKAAAAHPGAVASPMVGTAYRRSSPEAKPFVEIGSVVKAGDRLLLVEAMKTFNDIVAPRAGKVVAILVEDGQPVEYGEPLLVIE